The stretch of DNA CCATAAATATGTAAGTATCAAAGCGGCAGAGTATTTGAATCGGGATTTGGAAAGCCTCAAGATTATATCCTGCCATCTGGGCAATGGCGCTTCCATCACTGCCATTAAAGAAGGAAAATCTATCGATACCTCCATGGGGCTTACACCTTTGGAGGGCTTGATGATGGGTACGCGCTGCGGCGATATTGACCCCGCCATACCTATTCATATGCAACAGACACTCGGTTTAAGCGTGGATGAGGTAAACGCCATTCTGAATAAAAAGAGCGGAATGCTAGGGCTTTCGCATATCTCAAACGATATGCGCGAAATTGAGGAAGAAATTCTCATGCGCAAAAATCCCAAAGCAATTCAGGCACACGACGTGTATTGCTATCGAATTAAGAAATATATTGGCAGCTATATTGCGGCTCTCAACGGAGTGGATGTAATCATCTTTACCGGTGGAGTAGGCGAAAGAATGCCCATTCTCAGAGAACAAGTTTGCAGCAATATGGAGGCTCTTGGCATCAATTTAGATCTAAAGGAAAACGCTCGTTTTACAGATGATATTCAAGTGTTGAGCACACCCTCTTCAAAAGTTATTGTACTTAAAATTCCCACCAATGAAGAACTGATGATAGCATTAGAAACTCAAAGACTCGTTGGCAAGGACTAAACGTAAACCAATCAGCAAAATAGTTAAGGAAATCTGTTTAGCATGAAGGAATTGAAAAACAGCTTTTATAGGATGCTGTATGACCAATCTCCAGTTTCGCTTTGGGTAGAAGATTTCTCTGAAGTGTATACTGCTTTGATGGAGTTAAAAAAAGCTGGAGTGCAAGATATTCGTGCGTATTTGCATACGTATCCCGAAGAGTTTTTGAAATGCTCACAACTGCTCAAGATTGTAGATGTAAATAACACTACTCTTAAGATATTTGGGGCAAAGGATAAAGCCGAACTGATACAGAATATTCATACAATCTTTAGCGGTGAAGCGGCAGAAAGCATTATAGAATCGATGGTGGCAATCTCGGAGGGGAGAAAAAGATTTGAAGGGCAAGGCATTAACTACGATCTTAAAGGAAATGCTCTACATTTCCGAATTTCGTGGAGCATTCCCGGCGATCAAGAAGATGATATGACAAGTGTCATCGTTGCCATGCAAGATACAACCAGCTTAGACCGAGTCCGCAAGGAACTGGAAGAGCGAGAAGCACTGTTTAGATGCATATTCGAGCAGGCTTCTGAGGGGATGCTGCTGCTGGATGCACAGGGCAAAATCCTGCTGGTAAATCAATCTATGGAAACTTTATGTGGAGTGTCGGCAGAAAAGGTTGTGGGCAACAAGCTTGAAGATCTTTTTAAGGCTTTTAGCCAAAGAGTGAGTTTGTGCTTTGAAAATGCCAAACAAGAACAGCTCTTATTCAACTTCTTTAAAAGCATACCCGACAAACAAGACTTAATCGAGTATGATTTCTTTGATGAAAAACACAAACTTCATTCACACCGCCTTACTTTTGTTCCTATAAAAAGCGAAAAAGAGGATATCTACGCTGCTCTTATTACCGATCTTAGCCCTGTGCGCAGATCAGAGATTGTTACCGGCTTGTTGCATAAAATCTCACATGCTGTAAATACTGAATGCAGCATAGATGACCTATTTCATACAATCCACCAATCTTTGGCAAAAGTATTGGATGTTACCAATATCTATATTGCCATGTACGATAAGCGTAGCAATATCATCACCTTCCCCTATCTGGTAGATGAAATGAATGAGGATGCCAGCCCAATAGAAGCGGATGATAACACTTCGTTAACTGCTCAGATCATTTCCGAAGAACGCACACTATTGCTCTCTTTTGAGGATATTCAAACCAGAACCCAAGATCGTGGTTTTATGGGGGTTATCTGCCGGAACTTTTTGGGCATACCACTCATGCTTTCCGGGAATGTGATCGGAGCTATTGTGGTGCAATCTTATAAACGTAGCGATTTGTATAATGAAGAAGATAAGCTGCTTCTGGAATCTATATCCGA from Candidatus Cloacimonadota bacterium encodes:
- a CDS encoding acetate kinase — protein: MKILVLNCGSSSIKYQLINMETQDVMAEGIAERIGENIALFTYKSPNFTKKKREMVIENHEQGLQLILEALVDASYGVLENLNEIEAVGHRLVHAGEYYSDAVVVTDHVVDVMQECISLAPLHNPANLKGIEAVKIAMPNCPQCGVFDTAFHQTMPAEAYLYPLPLDFYHVHKIRRYGFHGTSHKYVSIKAAEYLNRDLESLKIISCHLGNGASITAIKEGKSIDTSMGLTPLEGLMMGTRCGDIDPAIPIHMQQTLGLSVDEVNAILNKKSGMLGLSHISNDMREIEEEILMRKNPKAIQAHDVYCYRIKKYIGSYIAALNGVDVIIFTGGVGERMPILREQVCSNMEALGINLDLKENARFTDDIQVLSTPSSKVIVLKIPTNEELMIALETQRLVGKD
- a CDS encoding PAS domain-containing protein, with product MKELKNSFYRMLYDQSPVSLWVEDFSEVYTALMELKKAGVQDIRAYLHTYPEEFLKCSQLLKIVDVNNTTLKIFGAKDKAELIQNIHTIFSGEAAESIIESMVAISEGRKRFEGQGINYDLKGNALHFRISWSIPGDQEDDMTSVIVAMQDTTSLDRVRKELEEREALFRCIFEQASEGMLLLDAQGKILLVNQSMETLCGVSAEKVVGNKLEDLFKAFSQRVSLCFENAKQEQLLFNFFKSIPDKQDLIEYDFFDEKHKLHSHRLTFVPIKSEKEDIYAALITDLSPVRRSEIVTGLLHKISHAVNTECSIDDLFHTIHQSLAKVLDVTNIYIAMYDKRSNIITFPYLVDEMNEDASPIEADDNTSLTAQIISEERTLLLSFEDIQTRTQDRGFMGVICRNFLGIPLMLSGNVIGAIVVQSYKRSDLYNEEDKLLLESISEQIAYALNKKQADENINVLFQAIEQAGEGIIIFNPQGTIQYVNTIFERITSYRRIELLDQPFEYLPFDVCSRKEMQQSWLRVRSSQPWRGKVDMIRKDAQKITLDMVVKPVIDNDGKLSSIIASCKDVTYEILREDQQKRTQRLEAIGRLTGGIAHDFNNILSAIIGYSELAGDELPPESDAALNLVEVLKSATRAKEMISHLISFSRQEESKTEVIELVEHVKESVRFLRSYLPRSIKIKENYSAERSTVIAVPGQIHQIIINLGTNAMHALQKDSAELMLAVDLVSFNSRDMQAFPELEQCQYLKVT